The Grus americana isolate bGruAme1 chromosome 5, bGruAme1.mat, whole genome shotgun sequence region CTCTTCATGTTCAAATCtgtccttttctgttcctggaAAATTCTTTATGCATGGGTGAGGCAAATGGCTTTCTTatacaaataataatagaaatgcACATAGCATCCAGTAGTAAAATTCACATTGATTCCAATGGTACAAACTCAACTCCAGCAATGGTCTTATTTGTTGAGCTGGTTAGTGTCATAGAGACAAACAGTACATGCTCAGGCTGcctttttctacttctttatTGTATACTAATCAAATATTAAACCAAAAGTAACCTCAAAGTTTGattctgcaaaatattattttcactaTTTCCAGTAACTCTCTACATCAACCTTTCTTATGTGTGCTCTATTACTTTTTTATGGCAATATCAGTAGAACACAACAGTATTGATTCAACGCTCAAAAATATGTCTTGCAGCAAGGTGAGTTTTCTGTTGGCTTGTCAAAGGCTTTCTTAAATGCATCCTCTCCGCCTCAGCAGTGATAGTAACTAGATTGTCACttgcggggccggggcggggggggaattGTAAAGCGAAATaatgtttgtgcttttttaacctaaaaaaaaaaaaaggaaaacacacacacacacaaaaaagggggggggggaagaacaTTTTCTTATGCTGCTCAGTATATGGCATCCCTATAGCTGGAGATCCAAATcatgctaataaaaataaagcaaatggaaaaaattaggATGCAGGACACTATCTAGTACTTTGCTTCACTCTGTAGTACATGACAGGAATGGTGAGCCTGCTGATCAGGCTGACAGTGGAACAGTACTGTCTGCTTCAGCCAAGGAAAGCAGGATTCCCCAGCCCTGTGGGGCCCTCAGTGGTGTCACCTGGAACTTACTGATGTTTAGGATTTGCTTTGCAACTCGTATTCACCACTGTTTTTATGCATGTACGTGTgtaggggaaggaaaagggacgTATTTGTCTCTTACAGCAAAGTCACATCAGTTACAAACTTTAGGCTTTTCCTGTGAGCCTTTCCAAACATCCGTTGCAGAAGAACGCGttcttaaaatgtaaaagcCTTAACATGGCAATATATACTTGTATTGAAAGCAGAGCTAAAGATGATGATCTACATTCCTATTTCATCAGGTGTGTTGacaatacagaaatgaaaaaggtCAGGTTTAGGGTGCACGGGTACATTTTTACACTAGGTTCCTTCAGGGAGATCCATAGGCCAGCCTTGGGACGCTTCAGCCAGATGCGTTGTTGAGGTATGTGTGGAAGGATTTAGGCTCCTGCTAGTTTCATAAATTCATCATTCCTGTGGATACTGGAAATGTGAACtttgtcattttattaaaaaaacaaaacaaaacaaactcacCAAAACCCTCTAGTGTATAAGCCAAATCAGTGCCTCTCCCCACGCTGAGGTAGTAGTTGTCGACAGTGCCTTAGATCAGCCCATTTCTCTTCCTTAATTACAACAATTcgagaagggctgtgaatgttgGGCACCGTTATACGATTGTGGTTCAAATTTGAATGCATACTGTTTACAAGTATCCACATAGAAATTAGTTAATAAAGTAGCAAGTgcaacaaatacattttatgatAACATATATTTCAAATACCACATTCTTAAACCTGCAtatcaaaaattttaaaatgtccaaCCTAGCATGTTGTGCTGCACTGCAGACAAAGTGTACGTTCATTGGGTACGTGTCTGCACAAGAGCGGAGGAAGGAAGCGGAGAAAATTTGCTTCCATTCATCCTCTATTAATCTTTACATTTCTGTGTTAAACAGTTATGGGacaaaacacagtaaaatgGCCATGAAACTAGCTATCTGTCTTAAAGGAGCACATACAAAGGCTTGTAGGCAAAGAGTATCTCCTACTGAAGTGTTTCTTTACACAGTTTCAATATTGATATAGTTATAATTTAAATACACAATTAATTTAGATTTATATTAATAACACAATTAATATTTACTTTCCTAACAAAGCATCCAGAGCCTTAATTGCACATGCCTATCACAGGAATAACAGGTGACAAAAGAGTTCCATTACAATGTGTCTGAAGTAGGCAAGTGATTTCCAGCTCTCTGCCTTTAAATGGTATGAGTGTGCCTGCCCCTTGTCTTTCCTGAGAGCACGTGTGCACGGAGCAGTGAAACGTAACGTCACGCAATACAGCCCAACCAACTTCACAGCAGCTCAGGTGCCAGACGCAGTAGCGGGTGGCTCTGCGCTGCCCTTGCTTGTCCCCTGAAAGAGCCGACCGGCGTCTCTATTCTGCAATGTCCATATTAGATGTATTCTTAATCTAAAGAGCGGGTATACAAACACACGTCTCTGTTATTCTTACTGTATACTCTTTAGACTTCTGCTGTGTagtgttttaaatataaaattcctATAGGGAATTCTTAGAAACCCTTATAATGCTGCAAATCCTTTAGTTAACTGGAGTCAGGCTTTTTAAGACTAATCACTACTATGTACTTGACAAATACATCAGAATACTGTATTCACAGAGCGAAGTTGATACTgtcattcattattttattactgtacATTAGACAAAGtgttccactgaaatcagagtTCTAtctgtcatgaaaaaaaaagttatttgcatCTTTCTGGGAAAGGCAGGATTAATGTCATCAAATACTTAGAAACTCTTCTACTCAGAGTCTATAATTCAATTTAAGATAACTtacacagtaagaaaaaaacttcTAAAGACTCCAGAACAGAAGTGGCCAGAACATTTTACCCATTAGCAAATGCCTACTTCTGCAGCTTGCTTCCTGAAGGGGAACTAGATACTCTAACTTGGACATCTTAAGTTTGAAAGTGCATGATAACTACTCAAAATCATTGTCTTTGGgctgttctggttttttctAATGTGCTGAGAATGCTATGagccagtaaaaaaaaaaaaaattacacaaatttTTACAGAGATGCAAGCATGTATACGAAGAACAAACTCCTAATGACTAGAGAACAGTGTATgtgcattatatatatatatacagccaccaaacccaaaaagggaagataaataacattgtaaaaaaaccccttatattaaaaataaacatggtCGTTAGATGTTCATAAAGCAGTGTGTTTTGgcataaaactgaaagaaaaacccaactTGACTCTGCATTGATCCAAGTCCTGTAACTGAAGAAAACTTGGGTTGACATCAGACCAGTATTTGGTAGAGCAGAATtgacaaaattatattttaaataactccaCATTTGTTGTTGCTCATGAGAAAGATGCCATGAAGAGGTCCAGCTTTTCCTCTGTGACCAAAACCCTCCAGTTCTGgcctgattttgtttttcctttgcatagGAATGTGATGGCTGCTCGTCAGCATCGCAGAGCACTGCGTGATTCAGCACGATTTCTTCCTAAGGGCACGGCTGACGAAGGCTGGATGAATAGAGGTGGTTTCACATACACTGGCGGAAACCTGCAGAAGTCTTGGCTGAACTCTCTAGGGCTGGCAACGGCCATTAATCTCTCACATGAGCACTAAAACTCTACTAatgagtgcttttttttttccacacacatGCAGTAGCACTTCCAAGCACTTTTGGCACTGGAATTAGTATGATCTTTTGGGGGCGTCAAAAGTATCCCAGCAACCAAAACCTCAGGGTATTGCCCtgctattttcttcaaatttttgTAAGTGttgtgacagatttttttattattattatacaaCTAAGACATAAgcatgctgctgcagctttgtATTCctacatctctctctctcacccattaaactgcaaatctccTTAAACAATGTCAAAGCGGTTCCTCGTATGGTACATGGAGCCTGAAACTAGAGAGTGCTGAGCAGGAgtcctctccctgtcctgcttcTCCCTCCCTACGTAGCAGACACAGCATCATGCCAGTGTTCAGTATTGCCCAGTTTGAAGCACCGGTTTCATTGCCCTCTAACAGCAAACTTGAACTCAGTTAATAGTTTTTCCTCTGCCCAATttgcaggagagctgctccctcTGCTGAGTTTTCTGTCGATCGTCACCGGCACCTGATGTCCTTCCTCACCATGCTGGGCCCCAGCCCGGACTGGAACGTGGGTCTGTCAGCTGAAGACCTTTGTACCAAGGACTGCGGCTGGGTTCAGAAAGTCGTTCAGGATTTAATACCCTGGGATGCTGGCACAGACAGCGGCGTTACCTATGAGGTATGCGGACTATTTGTAATGTATTCAAAACATAAAGTCTACCTTAAAGCAGTGAAGAATGAAAGCTATTGGGTCTATGGTAACACCATAAATGCCTTTATACTACTCTAGTAAGAATTTTGCTTATAATGAATTAAAAGTCATTTAGACAGATGCTAGCTACAGTTACTGTCAGTCGTTGTGTCTGAATGCCCTGAGTATTATTATTAATGGGATAATATTAAATTCACTTGGGATATTAGTATATTTGCCTATTGAATAAATGGAGGTCTGTTTGCTCAAAACTAAGCATTAAGGTGTCCGAGCCCTTTGATACAAATCTGTGTGCCATCAGCAGCCACATCAACTTGAGTTTTCTACTGTTTCAACCCAATGCCAACTATTCTGCTTGGCACAGAAAACTTAACTATTCCTTACAGCAGGGATTGAAACTCTGGACTTCTCATCACTACAAGACTCTAAAATCATccattttctctgtctccatcCCTCTCTCAGTCTAGGAAGAGATTCACATCATCCTCAGGTAAAGTCCTGTTTTTGACCAAATGAGTTATGTCAAATTACTGAATTGGTTAGGTCTCCATAGGTGACAAGCGTACCTACCCTATGTGTCTATGCAGACTGTATAGACAGCTGAAGTTAGGCAAGATTAGTCACAGCCTCAAATACCATACATATTCCACATATTCCATATACCCCAcatattttcagatgaaaaaaattggtttggttttttttcattcagaccTGGTCTCTTTAGAACCTAAGGAATTTCTCCAGTTATAATGCAGCTCTGGAGGCAtactggactttttttttttttttaaattaatgtagtTATCTAACCACACAACAAGGCATACATCTTATTATGAACCCAGCTTCAGGATCGAATCCTGAAATATTAGAGAAGTGCTTcccaacagaaaaagaaaaaaccaataCCTTACCATTAAGTATGAATATACCAAGTTCATCTTATATTGGAATTTCCCAGTTTAACAGTCTggagaaattttaatttctgtagatGAATTCTATTATTAGTAAAAAATACTAGTTtcttaacttgtttttttctttctgattgcAGTCTCCTAACAAACCTACAGTGCCTCAAGAGAAGATCAGACCACTTACAAGCTTAGATCATCCTCAAAGTCCATTTTATGATCCAGAAGGAGGATCTATCAAGCTGGTAGCCAGAGTTGTCATTGAGAGAATTGCACGCAAGgtataatatatacataaaattcgcaagcaagcaaaaaaccctacttcataaacaaacaaaaaaccacaatccttcctctcccctccccccctaAATCTATACTCCTTAACCTACCCACAACAAAGATAAGGGCAGAAAAGAACTAAAACTGTTTTGTACATTTAAAACTGACTTAAGGTATTATTTCTCCTACTTCTGGTAATTACTGCATCTGTTtaattggggatttttttttttttaagtatgcaCAGGAAttagaagagaagaaagtgcTGCAGATGCAGCAGTGCCTCACAGTGTACTGGTTTAGCCCCTCTCACTGTGTACACCTATGAGTTTCCTCTATCCAACCTCCACAATAATTTCTTTGCAGGGGGAGCAATGCAATATCGTGCCTGACAACATAGATGATATTGTGGCAGATCTAGcaccagaggaaaaagaagaaggtactttttaaattagtttctGCTGCactaatttatattttgttcCATTCTCCACTATCATTTCTAGATAAAGTACAAAACTGACTTAGAATTCAAAGTCCCACTGAGCGCCAAAAAGTGATTTaggttttcatcttttctgataTCCACTATTAGCCTTCCCTTATACAGCAAAGAAATTGCATGCATATCTGGAAGATAACAATAAAAGCAATAGAAGAGAGAAGACTTTTGGggttcaaataaaaatattatttttttaaaatgaaagttggtaattggtcttttttttttttcttttgggctAAAATGGAGAAGATGGAATGTAGAAGGAAAGAATGTATTCTATTAGCATCTAAAGTAATCACCAGCCAAGTGAAGAGAAGCAAGTGGAAGACAacctatttttaacatttactgccttttcttactttttagATGATACCCCAGAGACCTGCATATATTCAAACTGGTCCCCATGGTCAGCCTGTAGCTCTTCTACCTGTGAAAAGGGCAAGAGGATGAGGCAGAGAATGCTTAAAGCTCAGCTGGACCTCAGTGTGCCCTGCCCAGATACCCAAGATTTTCAGCCATGCATGGGTCCAGGCTGCAGCGATGAAGGTAATCGAGAGGAAAGGCTGGAGGAGAACACCACCTTGCAGGgtttacttttcctttaaagtTCTTAAAGCTGTTGGTTGCTGAGTGACTTGGTTATGGCAAACAGAGGAATAATAGCTGAAGAATACAAATTGAAGCTGGCTCTGGTCAATTCTGCAGTTCATCTGAGTTGGTGCATGAAGTCCACAAAAGTATAAAGGAAAGGAGTAAAGTAAGCAATGGAGAGGACAGGATGTGAGAGGCAGCATAAAAGTGATACTGCACCCAAGTGGGCACCTACAGATTTATCAGCAATTATGTTAATATTAGCAATTAAAATGGTTCTCTGTATTCTAGATGGTTCCACCTGCATGATGTCTGACTGGATTACATGGTCCCCCTGTAGCGTATCCTGTGGGATGGGAACACGATCTAGAGAGAGATACGTAAAACAATTCCCTGAAGATGGCTCTATGTGCAAAGTGCCTACTGAGGAAACCGAGAAATGTATTGTAAATGAGGAATGttgtaagtattttatttagcttTGTAAAACCCAGCTAATAGCAGGAGCACTgcccaaaacttttttttatatgagCTCTACTGCTGAATGATTTTCTCTGTCCATTTTGAATAGCCCCTAGCAGCTGCCTTGTCACCGAGTGGGGAGAGTGGGATGAATGCAGTGCTAGCTGTGGCACGGGGATGAAGAGACGACACAGAATGATCAAGATGACTCCCGCTGATGGATCCATGTGCAAGGCAGAAACTACAGAGGCAGAGAAATGCATGATGCCCGAATGCCGTAAGTGTCCATGAGTTTACCTCCTCTGCTGAAAAGAGAGGCATCATTTCTGACACGTTGCTCCATCACACAAAGAATATAGTTAACCCAGaagcaatgtttttttcttgttctccttAAAATTATATCCCTTAGGGAATGTGCACTAAGTAGCATGTTCACCAACAGAATGAGGgtatcagtaaaaaaaatattcagtggtATGCTATTCCTGTATTACCCATACAGTGATGTGTATATTAGCAAGCGATACAAAAGCAATTCTAATGTATGGTGTATGAAGTATATTTAATACGGTTAGAATAAAAGAGAGCCCTCTCCTTTTAGCCCATGAACAGTTCAAAAATTGAGGTCCTTCTTTCGTGCAGTCAGCCAGTCTCTTCCTTACTATGACTATTAatattggttttaatttcttacGAAATGTCAAGATTTTCCTCAAAGACAGAAAGAACTAAGTTAAAGGGGATTTTTTGGTAGATAAATTGAGGAAGTATCACATTTAGACTATATCAATTTGGCTTCCAATTCTGTCCACCAACAATCCACGAGTTACTATTGAAACATTCCTTCTTCAACTATTTATTTCCTGGAAGCACTGAGACTCTGCAGATATGAATAAGATATAGAAAAATATAgtaaagaaaaaggtattaaaacCAAGGAAACCTTGCAAACCTTTCAATTTAATGTAGTGTTTTCTGAGCTTCTTCAGAAGCATCATTCAGCAGGTGATTCATTTTGTTCAAAGAGACAACAAAGTATAATTGGGTGATGACAGACAAGCCAGTACATTTTCCACctgtattattttcaaaatacataccTTTGTAATTTATGCATAACAGGAATTgattacctttttattttcatattagaTACTATCCCCTGTCTACTCTCTCCTTGGTCTGAATGGAGCGACTGCAGCGTAACATGTGGGAAAGGAATGCGAACCCGGCAAAGGATGCTGAAATCTGCTGCCGAGCTCGGAGACTGCAACGAGGAGCTGGAACAAGCGGAAAAATGCATGCTGCCTGAATGCCGTAAGTGTGGGAAACTCTGGAAAAAGGAGGCTCATTATGAGTGTTACAGTCTGTGGGTCAAAACTCTACCACCATTTTTTAGCATTGTTTCTTAGATGTCTGcaacagttcttttttttctaagaaaagttATGGACAATTATTTCCTGCTTGCCTTTGGTTATGAAACATCATTTGAAAATTTTAGATAAAAGCTCTCTGAAATCAGGAATGCTATAGactgctttctgcttctgttttggaGAGGGGTCTACAATTGGCAAAAGTAGTCTCTGCCTCCTTAAACTCTGTAAACAAATGATCCGGTACTCTCTTGCTCTGATTCTTGCTTTCCATCCATGTATTACTCCTAAGTCTACCCACAGGGGAATCAGTAATATGGAAGTTTTATcatctgtggatttttttttttttggaactaTTAGTATTGTGCACTTTTGCCTATTGAGAGCTGGAATATGATCAAATCCTATTTTCAGCTCGCCTTACTCAACTCTATACCGATGACCAATATTGCTTTGGGTATAGGGTTTCTCCATATTTAACACAATACCGTAACTTTAGGCAACAGTTTGTGCACTTCTCAATAATAAATAAGCCCGAATTATAAactctattttttccttaaatgcaGAATGGGTGctaggaaggaaaggaaggattAAAATCACTTGTGTGATTCTTCGAGCTCACAAAAAGAGCACAAAAGAGGCTCCACCTTTGATACATCTCTGAGGTGTATCACAGCATTTTTTCTGATCTACAACCCTTTGCAACTTGGAATGTCGTATGAGCCAGCAGACGGTGTGGAGAAAGCTGCACTGATTTTTCACCTTTCTCCACTAAAATCCCCCACTTCTTGGGTGGTGCAAATTTCTAGTTGCTTTGCAGTCTTTGTGAAGTGTGATGGTCTAAGGCACTGCTGAATGAATCAGATACGATTGCTTTTAGTGTCCTGTTGCCAGCTGGTTTATGAAGCTTTATAactaattacattatttttcacagtaagTATTGGCTAGAAAAGGCTTTTACACTGTAATTTGCTAATTCAGCGTTTCTTAAATAATGTGAAATATCATTTTGATTATTATTCACTGGGGCTATGAGTTTTAAGCAGtgctgaaaagaagaaaaattttaagcCACTATGGTATTAGTGAATCTTGCTGATTGCATAACACTACCAGTAAAGCAAGGCTTGGAGCTCAGAGGTATCAGATTCTTTGTAAATATAACtcattttttaacagcttttcattataaaacAGACATATGGGTGTACAGAATGGAAAACTGAAGAAGGCACGGGAGAATTATTTATggttttttgtaattttagtGATCTGCCAGCAGCactcttgaaaaagaaattgaagaaaGTGTCAAATAATAGTTCTGCTAGAAATGGACTCAGAGTTTTAATGGACTCAAAGTTTTAATGTGTAGCCTCACAAAATCTGCTGAAAAGACGGGAGGCTTAAGTTGCATTCATATATTTAGGATCTAAAAACTCATTAGGCAGATCTGTGTGTTTCTTCTTGACCTTAGGGTTAGATCTCACAGCTTTTGTGTAACATTTCTCATTCTTTGCAGCCATCGACTGCGAACTAACAGAGTGGTCCCAGTGGTCCGAATGCAATACCTCCTGTGGAAAGGGCCATATGATCAGGACAAGAATGATTAAAATAGAACCACAGTTTGGAGGAATAGCGTGCCCAGAAACAGTCCAACGTACAAAATGTCGAGTGAGGAAATGCCTGAGAGGCCCAGGTATGGAAAAAAGGCGCTGGAAAGAGGCCcgggaaaaaaggagaagtgaacaagcaaaaaaaaatatagatagTGAGCAGTATCCAGGTGAGTGTGAAACCATTATTTAGTATGCTCATGTCTATTTGTCTTTCCTGCGTAACAGGAGCTTGTGACTGGCTCCACTTCATGCTGCAAGATCATTTTCACCACTTCAGTCTAGGGAAAGTTTTAGCAATAAAGCAAAGTGTAGCCACTTTCGGCTGGCACCAAAAACGTGCAGCCTAAGTTTAGGGCACAATGGAGAAAGGCTCACATCTGTCCATGTCCCATCACTGAACGTATTTTGGCTTCTTCACTACAAAGTGTGGAATGTGAAAAGATCTAGAATTGACACTTGGCAAAGGACTGATTGCAGTTTCTGCAGACCTGGGTGATTATCTTTGCATACAGTTACTTTTGAACTTTGAAAGTATTTGTTCCTGGATCCAATGCTGAACTTCTGAAGTGAATTGATTTCCACCTCAATAATCTGACTCAGACTGCTCTAAGAGAGCTGCTTGGGCTGCTTTTTCAATAAGGGACAGTATTATCAAGCACTGATGCCTCCAGTCAATAAAAGATAATATCTTGTGGTATAGTTTACATTGTCTGGATATGAATTACTGCTAAGTTGTGCTTCACGCTTGTCCGACATTTAACAGTTTCTtaattttatctgtgtttttaTAATGTAGacagtaaatttattttttaatacattttttcaatGTTTGAGAAATGCACCTTCCTTGATTATACTTAACTGGGCTTTCTTAATTTCTGCTGTAATAAATAGGCAATATGCTATCTCAGACATTTAGATAGACGTTAAGTGTGCGCACATGCATAGCGGTACACATATTGAGATATGTAGGTTAGACTGAAATACCAAAAACTTAAccaaattacttatttttttcagtttgtaggCTGAAACCATGGACTGCTTGGACAGAATGTTCTACACTCTGTGGAGGTGGAATTCAGGAACGCTACATGATGGTAAAGAAGAGGTCCAAAAGCGCTCAGTTTACCAGttgcaaagacaaaaaggagctgAGAGCATGTAATGTTCATCCTTGTTAACAACACACAAGGCTTCCAAGTGATGCACTCTGAGCTAAATGGAAAGTCAaccttggtttggtttttaaaacaaaaaaaatataaagtgtatattagttttcatttttgcagtgtGGTTTGCTTTTTAGTCTTGCTGGtgcaagaaatatattttataaatatttcctcACGGATTTATGCTGAGAGTAAGCCTTTGGTACTCCAGCCAGCCCTTAATGCATAAAAATAGTAGGTCATTATGAGTCATTTAACTAAAATACAGACATATCTGTGGACATGGAATAGCCATATAGAAATACTACTTGTAAAGACATGGGATGCATGCATATTAACGTAACTAAGTTAAAGTGACATGTTTCATATGTGGGAGGATTTCTCTCTcaatttgattttgaaaatccAAAGCAGTGCCTATGTGATTACACAACTATGCCAAGGAGTAATTTCAGCAATGCTGGTTCAATAAGATTAAAGGCGCATGTTTATCTTGTTACACTATTGGGTTAACCTGGTAGTTATAATAATTATCCTATATACTTGTCTTCATATGGATGCTATGGTCCATGCAAAATGGTCTTTGcttctttaaaactgaaaaaggaaataatatgtGCAGCTCGATAGTGATATCTGCCCACTACATAGTCAACAGTCAGAATAGCACACAAAGAAAACCTGTGAATGTCATAATGCACGTAGATGCCATATTCTTATATTGGGTCTACCCACTGCCTCTCAGAATGGATACAGAACTAACAGAAATTGGTCGAAACACAGAGAGTTGCAACAGCTGTGTCACGGAAAGACTTCCACATGACAGACACTAAAAAACTAGATTCAGTTTCATGTGGATGTTAATTCCAggtgaagagagaaagaggtttataatataataaaaatggtAGAGAAAAGGTGAGCCAGGTTCTCATGCATCCCTTATAACAAAGGGAAGGGAacctctgaaatgaaacaatgaCAGcctcttaaaatattaattacagaTTGACACAAGCATACGTTTACAGCAGTGTCATTCATGGGTTTTTACTCAGAGTATAGGAGGATCTAAAAATTACCAAATTTGTGAGAATTACTCATTTGTAGATGTACTAGCCAGgataaatattttccctgaCCACTTGAGTGATCAACAGACTGCCTGAGATTAGGAAGTAGCTCCTCACCATTCTAACTGCTTTTGCTATTTTACACCGTCTCCTGCAGAGTTTAGCTCTCATCCTTATGCGTAGGACCAGCGAGACCTCGGGCTTCACTTGCTATTGGAATATACTACTGTCCTGTAAGTTTAACAAGTTAACAATAAAGATGAAAGTTGAAGGTGATGGGTTCTCTTTTGGTCCCGGAAAGGCAGCATACACCTATGTCTCTACAGGAGTAATAACAatgcactgaaaataaagactGTTGATGCTGACTCTTAAAACAAGCTTGAGAGAAATGAATggagaaaaatttattttatagtcTCTTTAAACCAGCCTTAAGTAATTTAGTCGCTTCCTTAAGACTTGGTCACAATCTGAGAACCTGACACCCAGGTTTGATGTGAACCACAACCCTCTGAGGCTGTTCAACGTCACTGTCGCTGCCCTGGGAATCCTCTCATTACCTCTCTGTACCTCTGCGGGCTAGACGGGCGGTTGCATTACACTGTAGGGCTTTTCATCACCATTTCTCCACTAAACACTCCAAGGGCTGCTCAGGACCTCCACAGCTGTCGCATCCCACCCCCTCAAGGTAtcttcctgcttctttttcAGACCTGGAATGAAGGGAGGGCCAGGGAAATAATGGGACCAACCACAGTGATAAGCCTCTCCCGCTGCTGCTAAAGGAAATGGGTGCGAGCCCATAAtgaaccaaaccagaaaaaaaaaaacaaacacggTTTGATGCTAAAACCAAACCTTTTACATTTTGCACAGCTTGGCTcatttaataatattaattcaGATAGTTTGCCTCCCTGTACTTGTTGGAAAATTCTGCAGTTTACATCTCTATAGCACTGTCATTACAGTGTAGCAGCAACTGTCCCCAAGTAACGTATTTATGATCTTACCTTGCACATTTCCCTTTTATGACCAGAAAATCCCCAACGATAAAACAGTGGAATGATATAGATACTGGAGGAGTGACCAGCTGAGCACATTTCAGGTGAAGAAACCGATGGTTGCAGAGAAGGGCTACAGCGATTAATGCCAGGCGCTCAGCCAGGGCAGAGCTACGTGTGCAATCGAGACCCACGCACCACCTACCTTTGCGAGCCGCTCTTGCTGAGCCTGACAGAGGATATCCCAGCAGGGGCTAGTCACTCAAAAACTAACCTTTGACTATGAAATGTGTGGCAGAGTGGGTTC contains the following coding sequences:
- the SPON1 gene encoding spondin-1, producing MGAHLQPLALRLLALTFPLVAKGFPDETLEKAAKSEGYCSRILRAQGTRREGYNEFSLRVEGDPEFYKPGNSYRVTLSAATPAYFRGFTLIALKEGKEGDKEDDHAGTFQIIDEEETQFMSNCPVAVTESTPRRRTRIQVFWTAPPTGTGCVILKASIVQKRIIYFQDEGSLTKKICEQDSASEGVTDKPILDCCACGTAKYRLTFYGNWSEKTHPKDFPRRTNHWSAIIGSSHSKNYILWEYGGYASEGVKQVAELGSPVKMEEEIRQQSDEVLTVIKAKAQWPAWQPLNVRAAPSAEFSVDRHRHLMSFLTMLGPSPDWNVGLSAEDLCTKDCGWVQKVVQDLIPWDAGTDSGVTYESPNKPTVPQEKIRPLTSLDHPQSPFYDPEGGSIKLVARVVIERIARKGEQCNIVPDNIDDIVADLAPEEKEEDDTPETCIYSNWSPWSACSSSTCEKGKRMRQRMLKAQLDLSVPCPDTQDFQPCMGPGCSDEDGSTCMMSDWITWSPCSVSCGMGTRSRERYVKQFPEDGSMCKVPTEETEKCIVNEECSPSSCLVTEWGEWDECSASCGTGMKRRHRMIKMTPADGSMCKAETTEAEKCMMPECHTIPCLLSPWSEWSDCSVTCGKGMRTRQRMLKSAAELGDCNEELEQAEKCMLPECPIDCELTEWSQWSECNTSCGKGHMIRTRMIKIEPQFGGIACPETVQRTKCRVRKCLRGPGMEKRRWKEAREKRRSEQAKKNIDSEQYPVCRLKPWTAWTECSTLCGGGIQERYMMVKKRSKSAQFTSCKDKKELRACNVHPC